One window of the Arthrobacter sp. D5-1 genome contains the following:
- a CDS encoding DNA-3-methyladenine glycosylase, which yields MGSFTENGIGHPDDVRSFLQGDARDIAPLILGAVLTHQSDAGPVSVRLTEVEAYMGPRGSEHPDPGSHTFGGPTARNAPMFGAPGFLYVYFTYGMHYCANIVCGPDGFASALLLRAGEVVEGEELAAVRRPASKAHKDLASGPARLASALGLTTADTGRDALASPFSLWLPATPAAAVASGPRVGVSGPGGTTEYPWRFWIEDDPTVSRYKAARPRNRVVPQ from the coding sequence ATGGGATCGTTCACGGAAAACGGAATCGGTCATCCCGACGACGTGCGCAGTTTTCTCCAGGGCGATGCCCGCGACATTGCCCCGTTGATCCTGGGAGCCGTCCTCACCCACCAGTCCGATGCCGGCCCTGTCTCCGTAAGGCTCACCGAAGTGGAGGCCTATATGGGGCCGCGCGGTTCGGAACACCCTGACCCTGGATCACACACTTTCGGTGGCCCCACGGCCCGTAATGCGCCCATGTTCGGGGCACCCGGATTCCTCTACGTCTACTTCACGTACGGGATGCACTATTGCGCGAACATCGTCTGTGGACCCGACGGGTTCGCATCCGCGCTGCTCCTGCGGGCAGGAGAAGTTGTAGAGGGGGAGGAGCTCGCCGCCGTCCGCAGGCCAGCCTCCAAAGCGCACAAGGACCTCGCCAGCGGACCGGCCCGACTCGCCTCCGCGTTGGGACTCACGACGGCGGACACCGGCCGTGACGCGCTCGCTTCACCGTTCAGCTTGTGGTTGCCGGCGACACCCGCAGCCGCCGTCGCCAGCGGACCGCGGGTGGGTGTATCGGGTCCTGGCGGCACCACGGAATATCCTTGGCGCTTTTGGATCGAAGACGATCCAACGGTGTCGCGGTACAAGGCAGCACGGCCCCGAAATAGGGTCGTTCCGCAATAA